One Brassica napus cultivar Da-Ae chromosome A1, Da-Ae, whole genome shotgun sequence genomic region harbors:
- the LOC106442937 gene encoding protein RADIALIS-like 3, giving the protein MASNSMSSNTSWTRKENKLFERALAIYEQDTPDRWHNVARAVGGKSAEEVRRHYELLVRDVNDIESGRYPHPTYRSNGN; this is encoded by the coding sequence ATGGCTTCCAACTCCATGAGTTCTAACACTTCTTGGACGCGTAAGGAGAACAAACTATTTGAAAGGGCTTTGGCTATATATGAGCAGGACACTCCTGACCGATGGCATAACGTTGCTAGAGCAGTTGGTGGGAAATCGGCTGAAGAAGTAAGGAGACACTACGAGCTCCTCGTAAGGGATGTCAATGACATTGAGTCAGGGCGTTATCCGCATCCTACTTACCGTTCAAATGGAAACTGA